The Kozakia baliensis genome includes a region encoding these proteins:
- a CDS encoding lipase family protein, whose amino-acid sequence MKKTLSITAIAAISSLTACAPHQQPPPPLPPKAGTLLQSAPLASELSIPQAATALRITYNGTNGVTGSGLIPVSGEVLIPPGPAPQGGWPVVAWAHGTVGIASQCAPSQNPFSKRNAAYIAAWLQRGFAIVATDYQGLGTPGTHPYLNARAEAYNVLDSVRAALSGVPNLANKIMIVGQSQGAGAAFAAAAYAPQYAPELNIRGTVATGIPYMSPQIVQTMLTAAQHKPAHASKHGGKVDPVVAYGLLIGASYGGIDPTFDPNTAFTSKAMNAYHTASQVCLSPLLDQVKQDGLTQRNAFRPGFAKALAPAIKAMMYPTLKLAQPLFVGTGSADIDVAAAGQKALVHDACAAGSVVQAHVYKGLDHSQTVLASLPDSAAFTKAVMQGETLAPQCTPTPQ is encoded by the coding sequence ATGAAGAAAACGCTTTCCATAACGGCCATCGCGGCCATTTCCTCTCTGACAGCTTGCGCCCCACATCAACAACCGCCGCCACCCCTGCCTCCTAAAGCTGGCACACTCCTTCAATCCGCGCCTCTTGCCTCCGAACTCAGCATCCCGCAGGCCGCCACCGCCTTGCGCATCACTTATAACGGCACTAATGGCGTCACGGGTTCCGGCCTGATCCCCGTTTCCGGAGAAGTGCTCATTCCGCCCGGCCCTGCCCCGCAAGGTGGTTGGCCGGTCGTTGCATGGGCGCACGGCACCGTGGGCATCGCCAGCCAATGCGCTCCCTCGCAAAATCCATTTTCCAAACGAAACGCCGCCTACATCGCCGCCTGGCTTCAACGCGGCTTCGCCATCGTCGCCACCGATTATCAAGGCCTTGGCACGCCCGGCACACACCCCTACCTGAACGCCCGCGCCGAAGCCTATAATGTGCTGGATTCCGTGCGGGCCGCCCTCTCCGGCGTGCCGAATCTCGCCAACAAGATCATGATCGTCGGCCAGTCCCAAGGCGCAGGAGCCGCTTTCGCCGCCGCAGCCTACGCACCGCAATACGCTCCTGAATTGAATATTCGCGGCACGGTCGCCACCGGCATTCCTTATATGTCGCCGCAAATCGTGCAAACCATGCTCACTGCCGCGCAACACAAACCCGCTCACGCCTCCAAGCATGGCGGCAAGGTCGATCCGGTCGTCGCCTATGGCTTGCTGATCGGCGCATCCTATGGCGGCATCGACCCGACATTCGATCCCAATACCGCCTTCACCAGCAAGGCCATGAACGCCTACCATACCGCATCGCAAGTCTGCCTCTCGCCGCTTCTGGATCAAGTGAAGCAAGACGGACTGACCCAACGCAACGCCTTCCGTCCCGGCTTTGCCAAAGCGCTTGCCCCTGCGATCAAGGCCATGATGTATCCCACGCTCAAACTGGCACAGCCTCTCTTCGTCGGCACCGGCAGCGCGGATATCGACGTCGCCGCCGCCGGACAGAAGGCGCTCGTGCACGATGCTTGCGCGGCAGGAAGCGTGGTTCAGGCGCATGTCTATAAGGGCCTGGATCATTCGCAAACGGTTCTCGCTTCATTGCCGGACTCTGCCGCTTTCACCAAAGCCGTCATGCAGGGTGAGACGCTCGCGCCGCAATGCACACCCACGCCGCAATAA